Proteins found in one Micropterus dolomieu isolate WLL.071019.BEF.003 ecotype Adirondacks linkage group LG12, ASM2129224v1, whole genome shotgun sequence genomic segment:
- the clcn3 gene encoding H(+)/Cl(-) exchange transporter 3 isoform X4, with translation MESEQLYHRGYCRNSYNSIASASSDEELLDGAGVIMDFHTTEDDNLLDGDAASPGSNYAMSNGGGAPSSTTHLLDFLEEPIPGVGTYDDFHTIDWVREKCKDRERHRKINSKKKESAWEFTKSLYDAWSGWLVVTLTGLASGALAGLIDIAADWMNDLKEGVCLSAMWFNHEQCCWTSNETTFAERDKCPQWKSWAELILGQAEGPGSYIMNYFMYIYWALSFAFLAVCLVKVFAPYACGSGIPEIKTILSGFIIRGYLGKWTLMIKTITLVLAVASGLSLGKEGPLVHVACCCGNIFSYLFPKYSKNEAKKREVLSAASAAGVSVAFGAPIGGVLFSLEEVSYYFPLKTLWRSFFAALVAAFVLRSINPFGNSRLVLFYVEYHTPWYLFELIPFILLGVFGGLWGAFFIRANIAWCRRRKSTRFGKYPVLEVILVAAITAVVAFPNPYTRQNTSELIKELFTDCGPLESSQLCQYRSQMNGSKAFNDNPNRPSGSGVYAAMWQLCLALIFKIIMTIFTFGLKVPSGLFIPSMAIGAIAGRIVGIAVEQLAYYHHDWFFFKEWCEVGADCITPGLYAMVGAAACLGGVTRMTVSLVVIVFELTGGLEYIVPLMAAVMTSKWVGDAFGREGIYEAHIRLNGYPFLDAKEEFTHTTTAREVMRPRRSDPPLAVLTQDDLTVEELQATINETSYNGFPVIVSKESQRLVGFALRRDITIAIENARRKQEGIMLNSRVYFTQHAPTLPADSPRPLKLRSILDMSPFTVTDHTPMEIVVDIFRKLGLRQCLVTHNGRLLGIITKKDILRHMAQMADQDPESIMFN, from the exons GGTCTAACTACGCCATGTCTAACGGGGGTGGGGCACCCAGCAGCACCACCCACCTCTTGGACTTCCTAGAGGAGCCCATCCCTGGTGTGGGGACCTACGACGACTTCCACACCATCGACTGGGTCCGTGAGAAGTGCAAGGACCGCGAGAGGCACCGAAAG ataaacaGTAAGAAAAAGGAGTCTGCATGGGAGTTCACAAAGAGCCTGTACGATGCTTGGTCTGGCTGGCTGGTGGTGACGCTCACTGGCTTGGCCTCag GTGCTTTGGCTGGCCTGATTGACATTGCTGCTGATTGGATGAACGACCTGAAGGAGGGCGTGTGTCTGAGCGCCATGTGGTTCAACCACGAGCAGTGCTGCTGGACATCCAATGAGACCACCTTCGCTGAGCGGGACAAGTGTCCTCAGTGGAAGAGCTGGGCTGAGCTAATACTGGGGCAGGCCGAG GGCCCTGGCTCCTACATCATGAACTACTTCATGTACATCTACTGGGCTCTGTCCTTCGCCTTCCTGGCTGTCTGTCTGGTCAAGGTGTTCGCTCCCTACGCCTGCGGCTCGGGGATCCCTGAG ATCAAGACCATCCTGAGTGGGTTTATAATCCGGGGCTACCTGGGCAAATGGACCTTGATGATTAAGACCATCACTCTGGTGTTGGCTGTGGCGTCTGGCCTAAGCCTGGGGAAGGAAGGTCCCCTGGTCCACGTAGCGTGCTGCTGTGGGAACATCTTCTCCTACCTCTTCCCCAAGTACAGCAAGAATGAGGCCAAGAAACGAGAG GTTCTCTCTGCTGCGTCGGCGGCTGGGGTGTCCGTCGCTTTTGGGGCCCCGATCGGAGGAGTGCTCTTCAGCTTGGAGGAG gTGAGCTACTACTTCCCTCTCAAGACGCTGTGGCGCTCCTTCTTCGCTGCCCTGGTGGCGGCTTTCGTCCTGCGCTCCATCAACCCGTTCGGTAACAGCCGCCTGGTGCTGTTCTACGTGGAGTACCACACGCCGTGGTACCTGTTTGAGCTCATCCCTTTCATCCTTCTGGGAGTTTTCGGAGGCCTCTGGGGCGCCTTCTTCATCCGAGCCAACATCGCTTGGTGCCGGCGGCGCAAGTCGACACGCTTTG GCAAGTATCCGGTGTTGGAGGTGATCTTGGTCGCAGCCATCACAGCTGTGGTTGCTTTTCCGAACCCGTACACGCGTCAGAACACCAGTGAGCTGATAAAGGAGCTGTTCACTGACTGTGGGCCGCTGGAGTCCTCGCAGCTCTGCCAGTACCGCAGCCAGATGAACGGCAGTAAGGCCTTCAATGACAACCCCAACCGGCCGTCAGGGTCCGGTGTCTACGCCGCCATGTGGCAGCTCTGCCTGGCGCTCATCTTTAAAATCATCATGACCATCTTCACCTTTGGACTCAAG GTACCGTCTGGTTTGTTCATCCCCAGCATGGCCATCGGGGCAATCGCAGGGAGAATCGTTGGCATCGCCGTGGAGCAGCTCGCCTATTATCACCACGACTGGTTCTTCTTCAAAGAGTGGTGCGAGGTGGGAGCCGACTGCATCACTCCAGGGCTCTACGCCATGGTGGGGGCCGCGGCATGTCTGG GTGGCGTGACCCGAATGACCGTCTCCCTGGTTGTCATTGTCTTCGAGCTGACTGGCGGGCTGGAGTACATCGTCCCCCTCATGGCTGCCGTCATGACCAGCAAATGGGTGGGCGACGCGTTCGGCCGTGAGGGAATCTACGAGGCCCACATCCGTCTGAACGGGTACCCCTTCCTGGACGCCAAGGAGGAAttcacacacaccacaacagCCCGGGAGGTGATGAGGCCTCGACGCAGCGACCCGCCGTTAGCCGTGCTGACGCAGGACGACCTGACGGTGGAGGAGCTGCAGGCCACCATCAATGAAACCAGTTATAATGGTTTCCCTGTGATAGTGTCCAAAGAGTCCCAGAGGCTTGTGGGCTTCGCTCTGCGCAGGGACATCACTATCGCTATAG AAAATGCTCGTCGCAAGCAGGAGGGCATCATGTTGAACTCCAGGGTGTACTTCACCCAGCACGCACCCACCCTGCCGGCCGACAGCCCTCGGCCCCTCAAACTTCGCTCCATCCTGGACATGAGCCCCTTCACCGTCACCGACCACACCCCCATGGAGATCGTGGTGGACATCTTCAGAAAGCTGGGGCTGCGCCAGTGCCTGGTGACTCACAACGG GCGGCTTCTTGGTATtatcacaaaaaaagatatcCTTCGTCACATGGCTCAAATGGCAGACCAAGATCCCGAGTCCATCATGTTCAACTGA
- the clcn3 gene encoding H(+)/Cl(-) exchange transporter 3 isoform X7 produces MEEEDAAADPYLPYDGGGDTIPLQEIHKRGSNYAMSNGGGAPSSTTHLLDFLEEPIPGVGTYDDFHTIDWVREKCKDRERHRKINSKKKESAWEFTKSLYDAWSGWLVVTLTGLASGALAGLIDIAADWMNDLKEGVCLSAMWFNHEQCCWTSNETTFAERDKCPQWKSWAELILGQAEGPGSYIMNYFMYIYWALSFAFLAVCLVKVFAPYACGSGIPEIKTILSGFIIRGYLGKWTLMIKTITLVLAVASGLSLGKEGPLVHVACCCGNIFSYLFPKYSKNEAKKREVLSAASAAGVSVAFGAPIGGVLFSLEEVSYYFPLKTLWRSFFAALVAAFVLRSINPFGNSRLVLFYVEYHTPWYLFELIPFILLGVFGGLWGAFFIRANIAWCRRRKSTRFGKYPVLEVILVAAITAVVAFPNPYTRQNTSELIKELFTDCGPLESSQLCQYRSQMNGSKAFNDNPNRPSGSGVYAAMWQLCLALIFKIIMTIFTFGLKVPSGLFIPSMAIGAIAGRIVGIAVEQLAYYHHDWFFFKEWCEVGADCITPGLYAMVGAAACLGGVTRMTVSLVVIVFELTGGLEYIVPLMAAVMTSKWVGDAFGREGIYEAHIRLNGYPFLDAKEEFTHTTTAREVMRPRRSDPPLAVLTQDDLTVEELQATINETSYNGFPVIVSKESQRLVGFALRRDITIAIENARRKQEGIMLNSRVYFTQHAPTLPADSPRPLKLRSILDMSPFTVTDHTPMEIVVDIFRKLGLRQCLVTHNGRLLGIITKKDILRHMAQMADQDPESIMFN; encoded by the exons GGTCTAACTACGCCATGTCTAACGGGGGTGGGGCACCCAGCAGCACCACCCACCTCTTGGACTTCCTAGAGGAGCCCATCCCTGGTGTGGGGACCTACGACGACTTCCACACCATCGACTGGGTCCGTGAGAAGTGCAAGGACCGCGAGAGGCACCGAAAG ataaacaGTAAGAAAAAGGAGTCTGCATGGGAGTTCACAAAGAGCCTGTACGATGCTTGGTCTGGCTGGCTGGTGGTGACGCTCACTGGCTTGGCCTCag GTGCTTTGGCTGGCCTGATTGACATTGCTGCTGATTGGATGAACGACCTGAAGGAGGGCGTGTGTCTGAGCGCCATGTGGTTCAACCACGAGCAGTGCTGCTGGACATCCAATGAGACCACCTTCGCTGAGCGGGACAAGTGTCCTCAGTGGAAGAGCTGGGCTGAGCTAATACTGGGGCAGGCCGAG GGCCCTGGCTCCTACATCATGAACTACTTCATGTACATCTACTGGGCTCTGTCCTTCGCCTTCCTGGCTGTCTGTCTGGTCAAGGTGTTCGCTCCCTACGCCTGCGGCTCGGGGATCCCTGAG ATCAAGACCATCCTGAGTGGGTTTATAATCCGGGGCTACCTGGGCAAATGGACCTTGATGATTAAGACCATCACTCTGGTGTTGGCTGTGGCGTCTGGCCTAAGCCTGGGGAAGGAAGGTCCCCTGGTCCACGTAGCGTGCTGCTGTGGGAACATCTTCTCCTACCTCTTCCCCAAGTACAGCAAGAATGAGGCCAAGAAACGAGAG GTTCTCTCTGCTGCGTCGGCGGCTGGGGTGTCCGTCGCTTTTGGGGCCCCGATCGGAGGAGTGCTCTTCAGCTTGGAGGAG gTGAGCTACTACTTCCCTCTCAAGACGCTGTGGCGCTCCTTCTTCGCTGCCCTGGTGGCGGCTTTCGTCCTGCGCTCCATCAACCCGTTCGGTAACAGCCGCCTGGTGCTGTTCTACGTGGAGTACCACACGCCGTGGTACCTGTTTGAGCTCATCCCTTTCATCCTTCTGGGAGTTTTCGGAGGCCTCTGGGGCGCCTTCTTCATCCGAGCCAACATCGCTTGGTGCCGGCGGCGCAAGTCGACACGCTTTG GCAAGTATCCGGTGTTGGAGGTGATCTTGGTCGCAGCCATCACAGCTGTGGTTGCTTTTCCGAACCCGTACACGCGTCAGAACACCAGTGAGCTGATAAAGGAGCTGTTCACTGACTGTGGGCCGCTGGAGTCCTCGCAGCTCTGCCAGTACCGCAGCCAGATGAACGGCAGTAAGGCCTTCAATGACAACCCCAACCGGCCGTCAGGGTCCGGTGTCTACGCCGCCATGTGGCAGCTCTGCCTGGCGCTCATCTTTAAAATCATCATGACCATCTTCACCTTTGGACTCAAG GTACCGTCTGGTTTGTTCATCCCCAGCATGGCCATCGGGGCAATCGCAGGGAGAATCGTTGGCATCGCCGTGGAGCAGCTCGCCTATTATCACCACGACTGGTTCTTCTTCAAAGAGTGGTGCGAGGTGGGAGCCGACTGCATCACTCCAGGGCTCTACGCCATGGTGGGGGCCGCGGCATGTCTGG GTGGCGTGACCCGAATGACCGTCTCCCTGGTTGTCATTGTCTTCGAGCTGACTGGCGGGCTGGAGTACATCGTCCCCCTCATGGCTGCCGTCATGACCAGCAAATGGGTGGGCGACGCGTTCGGCCGTGAGGGAATCTACGAGGCCCACATCCGTCTGAACGGGTACCCCTTCCTGGACGCCAAGGAGGAAttcacacacaccacaacagCCCGGGAGGTGATGAGGCCTCGACGCAGCGACCCGCCGTTAGCCGTGCTGACGCAGGACGACCTGACGGTGGAGGAGCTGCAGGCCACCATCAATGAAACCAGTTATAATGGTTTCCCTGTGATAGTGTCCAAAGAGTCCCAGAGGCTTGTGGGCTTCGCTCTGCGCAGGGACATCACTATCGCTATAG AAAATGCTCGTCGCAAGCAGGAGGGCATCATGTTGAACTCCAGGGTGTACTTCACCCAGCACGCACCCACCCTGCCGGCCGACAGCCCTCGGCCCCTCAAACTTCGCTCCATCCTGGACATGAGCCCCTTCACCGTCACCGACCACACCCCCATGGAGATCGTGGTGGACATCTTCAGAAAGCTGGGGCTGCGCCAGTGCCTGGTGACTCACAACGG GCGGCTTCTTGGTATtatcacaaaaaaagatatcCTTCGTCACATGGCTCAAATGGCAGACCAAGATCCCGAGTCCATCATGTTCAACTGA
- the clcn3 gene encoding H(+)/Cl(-) exchange transporter 3 isoform X5 codes for MESEQLYHRGYCRNSYNSIASASSDEELLDGAGVIMDFHTTEDDNLLDGDAASPGSNYAMSNGGGAPSSTTHLLDFLEEPIPGVGTYDDFHTIDWVREKCKDRERHRKINSKKKESAWEFTKSLYDAWSGWLVVTLTGLASGALAGLIDIAADWMNDLKEGVCLSAMWFNHEQCCWTSNETTFAERDKCPQWKSWAELILGQAEGPGSYIMNYFMYIYWALSFAFLAVCLVKVFAPYACGSGIPEIKTILSGFIIRGYLGKWTLMIKTITLVLAVASGLSLGKEGPLVHVACCCGNIFSYLFPKYSKNEAKKREVLSAASAAGVSVAFGAPIGGVLFSLEEVSYYFPLKTLWRSFFAALVAAFVLRSINPFGNSRLVLFYVEYHTPWYLFELIPFILLGVFGGLWGAFFIRANIAWCRRRKSTRFGKYPVLEVILVAAITAVVAFPNPYTRQNTSELIKELFTDCGPLESSQLCQYRSQMNGSKAFNDNPNRPSGSGVYAAMWQLCLALIFKIIMTIFTFGLKVPSGLFIPSMAIGAIAGRIVGIAVEQLAYYHHDWFFFKEWCEVGADCITPGLYAMVGAAACLGGVTRMTVSLVVIVFELTGGLEYIVPLMAAVMTSKWVGDAFGREGIYEAHIRLNGYPFLDAKEEFTHTTTAREVMRPRRSDPPLAVLTQDDLTVEELQATINETSYNGFPVIVSKESQRLVGFALRRDITIAIENARRKQEGIMLNSRVYFTQHAPTLPADSPRPLKLRSILDMSPFTVTDHTPMEIVVDIFRKLGLRQCLVTHNGIVLGIITKKNILEHLEELKQHTEPLIDDI; via the exons GGTCTAACTACGCCATGTCTAACGGGGGTGGGGCACCCAGCAGCACCACCCACCTCTTGGACTTCCTAGAGGAGCCCATCCCTGGTGTGGGGACCTACGACGACTTCCACACCATCGACTGGGTCCGTGAGAAGTGCAAGGACCGCGAGAGGCACCGAAAG ataaacaGTAAGAAAAAGGAGTCTGCATGGGAGTTCACAAAGAGCCTGTACGATGCTTGGTCTGGCTGGCTGGTGGTGACGCTCACTGGCTTGGCCTCag GTGCTTTGGCTGGCCTGATTGACATTGCTGCTGATTGGATGAACGACCTGAAGGAGGGCGTGTGTCTGAGCGCCATGTGGTTCAACCACGAGCAGTGCTGCTGGACATCCAATGAGACCACCTTCGCTGAGCGGGACAAGTGTCCTCAGTGGAAGAGCTGGGCTGAGCTAATACTGGGGCAGGCCGAG GGCCCTGGCTCCTACATCATGAACTACTTCATGTACATCTACTGGGCTCTGTCCTTCGCCTTCCTGGCTGTCTGTCTGGTCAAGGTGTTCGCTCCCTACGCCTGCGGCTCGGGGATCCCTGAG ATCAAGACCATCCTGAGTGGGTTTATAATCCGGGGCTACCTGGGCAAATGGACCTTGATGATTAAGACCATCACTCTGGTGTTGGCTGTGGCGTCTGGCCTAAGCCTGGGGAAGGAAGGTCCCCTGGTCCACGTAGCGTGCTGCTGTGGGAACATCTTCTCCTACCTCTTCCCCAAGTACAGCAAGAATGAGGCCAAGAAACGAGAG GTTCTCTCTGCTGCGTCGGCGGCTGGGGTGTCCGTCGCTTTTGGGGCCCCGATCGGAGGAGTGCTCTTCAGCTTGGAGGAG gTGAGCTACTACTTCCCTCTCAAGACGCTGTGGCGCTCCTTCTTCGCTGCCCTGGTGGCGGCTTTCGTCCTGCGCTCCATCAACCCGTTCGGTAACAGCCGCCTGGTGCTGTTCTACGTGGAGTACCACACGCCGTGGTACCTGTTTGAGCTCATCCCTTTCATCCTTCTGGGAGTTTTCGGAGGCCTCTGGGGCGCCTTCTTCATCCGAGCCAACATCGCTTGGTGCCGGCGGCGCAAGTCGACACGCTTTG GCAAGTATCCGGTGTTGGAGGTGATCTTGGTCGCAGCCATCACAGCTGTGGTTGCTTTTCCGAACCCGTACACGCGTCAGAACACCAGTGAGCTGATAAAGGAGCTGTTCACTGACTGTGGGCCGCTGGAGTCCTCGCAGCTCTGCCAGTACCGCAGCCAGATGAACGGCAGTAAGGCCTTCAATGACAACCCCAACCGGCCGTCAGGGTCCGGTGTCTACGCCGCCATGTGGCAGCTCTGCCTGGCGCTCATCTTTAAAATCATCATGACCATCTTCACCTTTGGACTCAAG GTACCGTCTGGTTTGTTCATCCCCAGCATGGCCATCGGGGCAATCGCAGGGAGAATCGTTGGCATCGCCGTGGAGCAGCTCGCCTATTATCACCACGACTGGTTCTTCTTCAAAGAGTGGTGCGAGGTGGGAGCCGACTGCATCACTCCAGGGCTCTACGCCATGGTGGGGGCCGCGGCATGTCTGG GTGGCGTGACCCGAATGACCGTCTCCCTGGTTGTCATTGTCTTCGAGCTGACTGGCGGGCTGGAGTACATCGTCCCCCTCATGGCTGCCGTCATGACCAGCAAATGGGTGGGCGACGCGTTCGGCCGTGAGGGAATCTACGAGGCCCACATCCGTCTGAACGGGTACCCCTTCCTGGACGCCAAGGAGGAAttcacacacaccacaacagCCCGGGAGGTGATGAGGCCTCGACGCAGCGACCCGCCGTTAGCCGTGCTGACGCAGGACGACCTGACGGTGGAGGAGCTGCAGGCCACCATCAATGAAACCAGTTATAATGGTTTCCCTGTGATAGTGTCCAAAGAGTCCCAGAGGCTTGTGGGCTTCGCTCTGCGCAGGGACATCACTATCGCTATAG AAAATGCTCGTCGCAAGCAGGAGGGCATCATGTTGAACTCCAGGGTGTACTTCACCCAGCACGCACCCACCCTGCCGGCCGACAGCCCTCGGCCCCTCAAACTTCGCTCCATCCTGGACATGAGCCCCTTCACCGTCACCGACCACACCCCCATGGAGATCGTGGTGGACATCTTCAGAAAGCTGGGGCTGCGCCAGTGCCTGGTGACTCACAACGG gaTTGTGTTGGGCATCATCACAAAGAAGAATATATTAGAGCATCTGGAGGAGCTCAAGCAGCACACGGAGCCCCTG ATTGACGACATCTGA